A single window of Pyrus communis chromosome 10, drPyrComm1.1, whole genome shotgun sequence DNA harbors:
- the LOC137746953 gene encoding uncharacterized protein: protein MPPSSCMTSLSSEGQTRFQAQLCDEYRSCTVKSLSYIDIAICSTSRLSRLRRLPCPPNTAATLTLWPQISLSIRAASGFVIGNDLGLPILAGARGVGQSTINAMECIALHDGLRLVASRGFKRIIVEGDSKLVIEAVRGSYHVPWRLRTILANIPWLANSFEDISWKYVFLEANFLEDAITSVGHSVVDTHVWDRTIYSGGGSCCFAL from the exons ATGCCACCCAGCAGCTGCATGACATCACTTTCATCCGAAGGACAAACTCGCTTTCAGGCTCAGCTGTGTGATGAGTACAGGAGCTGCACAGTAAAATCTTTATCATACATCG ACATTGCAATTTGCAGCACCTCCAGGCTGAGCAGGCTCCGCCGTCTACCGTGTCCACCGAACACGGCTGCGACGCTGACGCTCTGGCCACAAATTAGTCTTTCTATA AGGGCTGCTTCTGGTTTTGTGATTGGAAATGACTTGGGTCTTCCTATCCTTGCTGGGGCGCGTGGAGTTGGTCAAAGTACTATAAATGCAATGGAATGTATAGCACTTCATGATGGGCTTCGGTTGGTTGCTTCGAGAGGTTTCAAGCGCATCATTGTTGAAGGCGATTCTAAATTGGTCATTGAGGCGGTCCGTGGTTCCTATCATGTTCCTTGGAGGCTGAGGACCATTCTTGCTAATATTCCTTGGTTGGCGAATTCCTTTGAGGACATCTCCTGGAAGTATGTGTTCCTTGAAGCCAATTTCCTTGAAGATGCGATCACTAGTGTTGGGCATTCTGTTGTTGACACCCATGTTTGGGATAGGACCATATATTCCGGTGGCGGCTCATGCTGCTTTGCTCTTTGA